Proteins encoded together in one Streptomyces sp. NA04227 window:
- a CDS encoding CPBP family intramembrane glutamic endopeptidase yields the protein MRSKDDPVADFFPREGRSRSVLRQETLLVLALSLGASAVSALVSFVGSVTKPGGLKDQAATLNSSAAPGRPWLDLAWQLFGITTALVPVALVAHLLLREGSGLRALGFDRTRPTPDLLRGACVAAVIGSTGIAFYLAARGVGFNLTVVPEDLPDVWWKYPVLILSAIQNAVVEEVIVVGYLLHRLGQLGWSPTKALAASSVLRGSYHLYQGIGGFIGNMVMGVVFVLLYRRWGRVGPLVVAHSLLDIGAFVGYGLLAGRVDWLPTA from the coding sequence GTGCGGTCGAAGGATGATCCGGTGGCCGATTTCTTTCCACGAGAAGGCCGATCAAGGAGTGTCCTACGGCAGGAAACACTGCTCGTACTCGCGCTGTCACTCGGCGCGAGTGCGGTGTCCGCACTGGTCAGCTTCGTGGGCTCGGTCACAAAGCCGGGTGGTCTCAAGGACCAGGCGGCCACCCTCAACTCTTCTGCCGCGCCCGGCCGTCCGTGGCTGGACCTCGCCTGGCAGCTGTTCGGGATCACCACCGCTCTGGTGCCCGTGGCACTGGTCGCGCATCTGCTTTTGCGTGAGGGGAGCGGGCTGCGCGCGCTCGGCTTCGACCGCACCCGGCCCACACCCGACCTCCTGCGCGGAGCCTGTGTCGCCGCCGTGATCGGCAGTACCGGCATCGCCTTCTATCTCGCCGCCCGCGGCGTCGGCTTCAACCTCACCGTGGTGCCCGAGGATCTGCCCGACGTGTGGTGGAAGTACCCGGTCCTGATCCTGTCCGCGATCCAGAACGCCGTCGTCGAGGAGGTCATCGTCGTCGGCTACCTGCTGCACCGGCTCGGGCAGTTGGGCTGGTCGCCGACGAAGGCGCTGGCCGCGAGTTCGGTGCTGCGCGGCTCGTACCACCTCTACCAGGGCATCGGCGGCTTCATCGGGAACATGGTCATGGGTGTGGTCTTCGTGCTGCTCTACCGCCGCTGGGGCCGGGTCGGCCCGCTCGTCGTGGCCCACTCCCTGCTCGACATCGGTGCCTTCGTCGGATACGGGCTGCTCGCGGGCCGGGTGGACTGGCTGCCGACCGCCTGA